The nucleotide sequence GTCACCCGGCTTCGGGGCGAGTTCGGGCACCACGTCGGCGGCGGCGGGGTCTTCGTCGATGACCGCGCCGATCCCGTCACCCCAGAACTCGGTGAGCAGTCCGCGGTCCTCGGCGGCCTGGTGACCGGGCTGCGCGGTGTAGAACACCGGGACCCCCGCGGCGCGGGCGGCGTCGGTCAGCGCGGCGATGTTCGCGACCATCTCCGGGATCGGGGCTCCCTCGTACGGCGCGAGGAAGTACCGCTGCGCGTCGTGCACCAGCAGCGCGGCACGGCCGGGGTCGGGTTTCCAGCCGACCCGCCCGGCGGGCAGCTCGGCCTCAGTCGGCAGGGCGTAAGGCTGGATCTTGGGCAGTGACACTCTCACTTCTCCTTCGCCAAGGCGGCCAGCGCCGCCCGCAGCTCGCGTTTGCTGGTCTTGCCGACCCCGGTCACCGGGAACTCCGGCACCACCTGGACCAGATCGGGCACCTTGAACGCCGCCACGCCGCGTTCGCGCACGAACCGGCGCAGTTCCGCCGCGGCGGGCTCGGCACCGGCAGCGGGGACGACGTAGGCGCAGGTGCGCTCGCCCAGATACGGGTCCGGCACCGCGACGACGGCGGCGTCGAGCACACCGGGGTGGGCCATCAGGTGGTTCTCGACCTCTTCAGCGGCCACCTTCTCGCCGCCGCGGTTGATCTGTTCCTTGGCCCTGCCGACGACTTCGAGGTGTCCCGACGGGTGCTGCCGCACGAGATCGCCGGTGCGGTAGAAGCCGTCCTCGGTGAACGCGGTCTTGTTGTGCTCGGTCGCGCGGTAGTAACCGCGGATCGTGTACGGGCCACGGGTCAGCAGCGCGCCGACCTCGCCCGGTGCGACCACATCGTCCGAAGTGGACAGAGGATCGTCCGGATTCACGACGCGGACCTCGTCGTCGGGCGAGATCGGCCTTCCCTGCGTGGCAAGGACGTACTCGTCCGGATCGTCGAGCCGGGTGTAGCAGACCAGTCCCTCGGCCATGCCGAACACCTGCTGCAGACGGCAACCCAGCGCGGGCCCGATCTTCTCGGCCAGCTCGCGCGCGCATTTGGCGCCGCCGACCAGCAGGACGTCCAAAGAGGACAGGTCGCGGGTGGTCCGCGCGGCCGCCTGCGCCCACGCGGCGGCCAGCGGCGGCACGAGCCCGGTGATCGTCACGCCTTCGGCCTCGATCAGCCGGAACGCGGTGTCGGCGTCGGGACGCGGCGCGAACACCGTGGCCGCGCCCGCGTGCAGCGCCCCGAGCAGACCGGGCGAGCTGAGCGGGAAGTTGTGCGCCACCGGCAACGCGGCCAGATACACGCTTTCCGGACGCAGGCCGCAGATCCGGGCGCTCTCCCGGACGCTGTAGAGGTAGTCGTCGTGCGTGCGCGGGATCAGCTTGGGCAGTCCGGTGCTTCCGCCGGACAACTGGAGGAACGCGACCCCGGCGGGGTCCGGATCCGGCAGGGCGCGCGGAGTCGCCGCTTCGAGCACGGCGAATTCCTCCGTGCCGACAACGAAGACGTTGCGCACCGAAGGGATTTCGGCGGCGACCGCGTGCGCCATGGCCGCGTGGCCGAACCGCTCGTGCTCGCCGACGGTCAGGATCGCCGCGGCCTCGCTCTGCTCGGCGAAGTGCCGCAGCTCGCTCGCCCGGTGCGCGGGCAGCGCGAACACCGGCAGCGCGCCCGCCCGCCACAGTCCGAACACGACGGACGCGAACTCCGGCACGTTCGGCAGTTGCACCACGACCCGGTCGCCCGCCCGGATCCCGGCACCGGCGAACCCGGCGGCGAGCCGGTGCGCCCGCTCGTCGAGTTCGGCGAAGGTCCAGCGGGCGTTCTCGCCGATCACGGCGGGACGCTCGGCATACGCCTCTGCGAGGCTGGTCAGCAGCTTGCCGAAGGTCTGACCGCGCCAGTATCCCGAAGCCCGGTAGCGCGCGGCGGTTTCGGGCGGCCAGGGCACGTGGTCGGTGTTCACGCCACGCCCTCCAGCCCGAGTGCCCGCAGCATGGTGCCGAACTTCGCGCCGGTCTCGGCGAGTTCCGCCGCCGGGTCGGAACCCGCCACCACGCCCGCTCCGGCGAACAACCGCACGGTGCGGTCGCGGACCTCGGCGCAGCGGATGGTGACGACCCATTCGCCGTCCCCGTCCTGGTCGGTCCAGCCGACGAGACCCGCGTAATAGCCGCGATCCTCGGGTTCGAGCGCGGCGATGGTGTCGCGGGCGAGCGCGGTCGGGACGCCGCAGACGGCGGGTGTCGGATGCAGTGCTTCCGCCAGCCCGAGCGCGGACGAACCGGCGTCGCCCGGGTCGGCGAGCCGTCCACTGATCCTGGTCGACAGGTGCCACATCGTGGGGGTGCCGATCACCTCGGGCTCGGCGGGGACGTCGAGGTCGTCGCAGAACCGGCCCAGCACCTCGGCCACCTGGGCGGCGACGTGGGCGTGTTCGGCACGGTCCTTTTCGGACGCCAGCAGATCGTCGATCCGGCGGGCGTTTTCGGCCTCGTCGGCCACCCGCGGCCGTGATCCGGCCAGCGGGTTCGCCGTCACCACCCGGCCGCGGCGGGAGACCAGCAGTTCCGGGCTCGCACCGACCAGGGTGCGTGGCGCGGGGTCTCCCGGCGCGCTGACGTCGACCGCGAACGCGTGGGCCGCCGGGTCCGCGTGGACGAGACGGGCCAGCAGCCGCGGCACGGCGATGGGGTCGCCACCGGTGACGTCGAGGCAGCGGGCCAGCACGATCTTGCGCAGGTCACCGTCGCGGATCTCGTCCAGCGCCTTGGCGACCGCGGTGGTGTAGACCTCCGGCGCGGGTCGCGGCGACACCGACCAGGTCGCACCGCCGAGCGGGGCGACCGGACCACTCGCCTTCGGTGGTCCTGCCCGGCGCACCACGGCGGGTACCACCAGGCTGCTCGGCGCGTCGGGCCGGAAGCCGATGGCCCCGGCCACCACGGGTTCGGTCACTCCCGCCACAAGTGCGGCGTCGAGGACTTCGGCGGCGGCACGGGCACGTTTGCCCGGCACCGCGTGGACCGGGGAATACACCCCGTCGGCGAGAAGCGATCCTCGAGCGGACGAGTAGTAGAACGATCCGGGCAGGTACGCCGCCAGCAGATCGGCCGCCTGGTGGACCGGCCTTGGTCGGGCCGGTGCAGGTGAGGACACGACTGGATTCCCTTTCGCGAATACTACTGACCAGGTCGGCACCTCGTGGTGCTGCGGTGCCCTATGCGACGCGGAACGCCATCCCCCGAGGCGCCTTTCGGTTAGCCTAACCTAATCATACGGACCCGAAAAGTCTTCATCGGGTCATCGAGATCACGCGCGGAGCGTGGCCCCGCCGTCGACGTACAGGTTCTGCATCGTGATATGCCGCGCGCGGTCGGAAGCCAAGAACAGGACGGCGTCGGCGATATCGGCCGGTTCGGCCATCCGGCCCAGTGGTATGCCGACACGGTATTGCTCCGGATTTCCCGCGATGACACGGTCCGCGCCGTTCTCGTCCGTCCACAGTAGACGTTGCATCTCGGTGTCGGTCGAGCCGGGGGAGACGATGTTGCAGCGGATGCCGGAGCCGGCGAGTTCGAGTCCGAGGCAGCGGGTCAGCATCGTCGCGGCCGCCTTCGACGCGGCGTACGCGGCCATCCCGCTGCGCGGGACTCCGGCCGCGTTCGACCCGACGGTCACCAGCACCCCGTTCCGGCGAGGCACCATCCGGCGTGAGATCTCGCGAAGCACGGTGAAGACACCCGTGGAGTTGACCGCGAAGGTCGCCGCCCAGTCTTCGTCGCTCGTGTCGCAGACGGACCCCGGCTTCAGCACACCCGCGACGGACGCCCCGATCCCGATCGGCCCGAGTTCGCGTTCGACCTCGTCGACGACCCGCGCGACGGCGGCGGGATCCCCGACGTCCGCGACGAACGGCGTCACTCCGTCCCGGGGAGCGCTTTCCGCCAGATCCACCGCCGCCACGACCGCGCCCGCCCCGGCGAGCGCGTCCACGACGGCCGCCCCGATCCCGCGCGCGCCTCCGGTGACGAGCGCGACCCTGCCCTCGATCCCCTCCACGCCACAACCCCCTGTTCCATTGCTTAGCCTTGCCTAAGCTAGCGGGCGAATCCGGGCAAAGCGAGGGACCAACACCGGTGATTCGGGACACTTCCGCCTGGACGGGCCGGGGTAAAAATGCCGTGGTGCGTCCCGTCCGCGTGTGCTTCCCCGGTCCGGTCAAGCGAGATCGCCTACCCGGGCAAGGGACAAGACAGCGGTCCGCGGACGGATCCTTCGCCCCGCAAGGTGATCTGCGCGCTCCCGCCGAGAGAGTCCCTGGCCGTGCACACGATCTGGTCGACCGCTCGCGCCGACAACCCGGCGACGCCGACCGACAGGGTCACCGTGACCCCGTTCGGCGCGGGCGTCTGGTCCAGAACCGCGGTGCCGGGCGGGACTTCGGTGGTGTAGTCCCGTTCCCGCTCGCTCTCGTCCGGCCCGGCGGCGAGCAGGTCGACGGGACTCGCCGGAGGCAGTTCCTGGGCCAGCGGGCGTAACACGCGGACCGGCTGTCCGCCGGACAGGAAGTAGAGCACCGCGCCGTTCGCGGGACCCGCCGGCGCGGGTGCTCCGGAGATCACGGCACTGGGGCGGACGCCGCAGCCCGCGACCACCGAAACGATCAGGAGTGCCGAAAGCCAGTTCTTCCTCATGCCGTCTCTCCCAGCCGGGGCAGGCGCAGCGTGAACACCGCGCCGCCGTCGACGCCGTTGGCCGCGCTCAAGGTGCCGCCGTGCAGCCGGGCGTTCTCCCAGGCGATCGCCAGCCCGAGCCCGCTGCCGCCGGATCTCGCCCTGGCCGAATCCGCCTTGTAGAACCGGTCGAACACGTGCGGGAGCACCTCGGGCGCCAGCCCGGGACCGTGATCCGAGACCTCCAGCGTGATCCGCTCCCCTGCTTCGGAAAGCCGGAGTGAGACCGGCTTTTCGCCGTGCCGCAACGCGTTCCCGACCAGATTCGCCACGATGACGTCCACCCGCCTCGGATCCCACTCGGCGAAGATCCCGGACGGCAGGTGCCCCGCCACCTCTCCCGTCCACCCCCGGATGCGCAGACTCGCCGCGACCACCTCGGCGACGTCGACTTCCTCCCGTGCCAGCGCGGCGGCCCCGGCGTCGAAGCGGGAGACCTCGATGAGGTCGTTCACCAGCCGCGTCAGGTTGTGCGTCTCCTCGATGCTCATCTTCGCCGCGCGACCGGCGTCCCCGGGCAGCTTCGACGCCTCCTGCTCCAGCACGTCCGCGACCGCGGTCATCGCGGCGAGCGGAGTGCGCAGTTCGTGAGAGACATCGGCGACGAACCGCCGCGCGTCGGCCTCCATCCGTTCCAGCTCGCCGACGTGCCGCTCCAACGCTTCGGCCGTTTCGTTGAAGGTGCGCGCCACCCCGGCCAGCTCGTCCGAGCCGCGGACGCTGATCCGCGCCCGCAGATCCCCCTTTCCCAGCCGCCGCGCCGCGTCGCCCAGCTCCCGCACCGGCCGCAGGACACCGCGGGCGGCCAGCAACGCCAGCCCGATCGCGAAGACGAGCGCCACCCCGCCGATCAGCCAGGCCCGGGTGGCGAGTTCGTCGATGCTCTTCGCCTCCGGCGCCATGCTGCGCGCGACGTAGGCCTCGATGCCCGAATCCCGTTGCTGCGCACCGGGAAGCAGAACGGTGAACCTGGTGCCCACCACCAGCATCGGCGTACCGCGGGCGTCGACTCGTTGCCAGGCGACGTTCCCCGACCGGACCCGCTGGCGAAGCTCGGGTGAGATCAGCGCCCGCATCTGCTCGTTCCCGCTCGACTTGTCCTCGTACAGGACCAGGGAGCTCAGGTCACGGTCGGACAGCTCACCGCTGATGCGGCTCAGCGTCCCGTCCCCCGGCGGCAGCGGGCCGAGCGGGAACAGCGCGGTGGCCTTGTCGACCAGGACGCGGGCGGTGGCGTCCTGCGCCTGCTGGAGGATCACGGTGCGGGACTGGACGTAGGCGCCGCCGGCGACGGTCGCCGCGGTGATCACGACCAGCAGGCTGAACGCCAGGAGCAGCCGGGTGCGCAGGCCACCGAGCTTCACAGTGGCCCGAAACGATAGCCGAATCCGCGAACCGTCTGCACGTAGACCGGCGCGGACGAGTCGTCCTCGATCTTCGCGCGCAGCCGCTGCACACAGGCGTCGACGACCCGGGAGTCGCCGAAGTAGCCGTGCTCCCACACGCTTTCCAACAGGTACTGCCTGCTGAGCACCCGGCCGGGCACCTGGGAGAGTTCGAGCAGGAGCCGCAGTTCGGTCGGGGCGAGGGCGACGGGCTTGTCCCCCTTGGTCACGGTCAGCGCGGCACGGTCGATGCCGAGGTCGCCGTGCCGCTCGATCTCGGCCGGCGTGGGCACCGCCGCCGCGGGCTGCCCGCTGCGGCGCAGCACCGCGCGGATCCGTGCCTCCAGCACCTGTGCCCTGGCGGGTTTGACCACGTAGTCGTCCGCGCCGGCGGCGAGCCCGGCCACCACGTCGATGTCCTCGTTGCGCGCGGTGAGCATGATGATCGGCAGATCCCCCGCCGCCCGGATCCGGCGGCAGACCTCGAAACCGTCCAGTCCGGGCAGCATCAGGTCCAGTACGACGATGTCCGGCGGCCGGGACGCGAGCCGGGCGAGGCCTTCCTCGCCGGTGGCCACCGCGTCGACCGCGTGGCCACGGCCGCCCAGCGCCATGCTGAGCCCGTCACGCACGGCTTGATCGTCCTCGATGAGCAGCACCCTGGGCATGCCGACGACTATCGCAGCGCCGGACGGAATCCGCTCGTCCATGACACGCCATGGTGCCCGTCCCGTTTCCGCGGAACGTCCACGGAATGTCATCGTTGCGTCACGGCGTGCTCCGTGCGGAACGGTGACCTTTTCGTCGGCGTCCGCGCACGTCGCCGCGATCGGGTTCGCACAGGCGTCGGCGAGGGTCGACGGCATGAAAGAACTCGTGCTCGCGGCGATCACCCGCGTCCTCGCGGTACTGCTGCTGATCCCGGCGTGGCTGCGATCCCCCGGCCACGCACGGCGGCTCGCCTGCGGTTGGGCGCTGTCACTGCGGTTCCCCGCCGAAGACCTCGCCGGGCTGACCGCCGGAACGCTCGCCGCGTTCACCGCCGCCCGGACCGAGGCGTTCTGGCGGCACCGCACGCTCCTCGGCGTCACCTCGGGACACCGGGACGCCGCCGAGCAGCATCGGCTGTACCTCGCGGAGGCCGGGCGGAAGCGTGTCCTGCCGCCGCAGGATTCCGCGCACGTCAGCGGTACCGCGCTGGACGTCCGGCCGCGCGAAGGCGCGCAGTGGCTGGAGGACCACGGCGCCCGCTTCGCGCTCTACCGGATCTACGACAACGAGTGGTGGCATTTCGAGTACCGGCCCGGCGAGGCTCCGCCCGCGCGGCTACCGCATCCTGGCTGGCGGGAAGGTGTCACCCGGTGACGGTGATCCGCGGCGCCAGCGCCGCCAGGAAGTCGGCCGCGTCGAAGACCTCGCCCGCGGAGACGACCCCGGTCGCCTTCGTCCGGCCGTCGAGCACGCGCTGGACGGCCTCCACCACCAGCGGGGCCGTGATGGCGTAGATGTCCTGTCCCCGCGCGACGATCCGCCGTTCTTCGCCGCCGGCCCGCACCACGACGTCGACCACGAACTCCTGCGAGGAAGGGCCGTCGGCGGGAGGCGCGGGCGTCTCGGGCGTCACGACCTCGCGGGCCGCGTTCACGGTCATGTACGTGGTCACTTCGGGAATGGTGAGGTGACTCGGGACGGTGACGACGTCGGCCATCGTGAACTCCCCGAGCACGGCGCGGGTCCCGAGCGGTGCGGGGAAGTCCCAGTCCAGCTCCGGCAGCGCGTCGTCACGGCGTTCGATCCGGCCGCCGGAGAAGCGGATCCGCTTTCCGTCCCGCCGTTCCCGCGAGACCCTGCCCGCCGCGCGAGTCCCCTCCGTCGGATGCCAGCTGCTCAGCCCGTACGCGACGTGGGCTTCGTCGGCGGACGTCCAGTCGCCCATAGCGGCGGTGACCATCAGGTCGCCGAGGCCACCGAAGAACGCCATCGCCGGGATCACCGTCGCCCCTGCGGCCCGGTCGCCGAACCGCGCGAAGGTGTCGATGTTCGCTTCGAGCTCCGCGGCCACGTCCAGGTACGGGATGCCCGCCCGCAGCGCCGCTTCGATCACCGGAGCGGCGGTGTCGGCGAAGGGCCCGGCGGCGTTGATCACCGCGTCCGCGCCGGTGAACGCGCGGTCGAGCGAAGCCGGGTCGTCGACCGACGCCTGCCGGACGTCGAGATCGGGCCAAGGCAGGCCGCGCAGCTTCGCCTCGTCGCGTCCTACGGCCAGCACACCGAATCCGCGTTCGCGCAGCTCCGCCACCACGAACCGCCCGGTGTGCCCGTAAGCCCCGAACACCGCGACGTCGTTGGTCCCCATGGTCTCTCCTGTCCTCGGCCGATCCACTGTGGACCATCCTGTCGGCGGACCGCGGCGATCGACAGTGTCCGGAACGCCATCATGCGTACACTTTCGGACATGAATACGGTCGCTCTCGCCGCCACGGACGGGATGCTGCAGTTCGAGCTGTCCATCGCCCACGAGGTCTTCGACACGGGCCTGTACGAGTTCGGCGTCTACGGCGCGAAGCCGGTGAAGGTCGGCCGGTTCCTGCTCGAACCTGAGCACGGGCTCGACGAGCTGAAGTACGCCGGCACCGTCCTCGTGCCCGGCTGGGCCGACACCGACGTCGATCCGCCGTCGGAGCTGGTCGAGGCCGTGCGCGCCGCCCACGAAGCCGGTGCGCGGGTGGCTTCCCTGTGTACGGGCGCGTTCGTGCTGGCGGCCGCCGGTCTGCTCGACGGCCACCGGGCGACGACGCACTGGGCGCACACCGACGCCCTCGCCGCCCGGTTTCCCTTGGTGGAGGTCGATCCGGACGTCCTCTACGTGGACAACGGCAGCGTGCTCACCTCGGCGGGCAAGGCCGCCGCGATGGACCTCTGCCTGCATCTGGTCCGGTCCGACCACGGTTCGGCGGTCGCGAACACCATCGCCCGCCGCCTCGTCGTCCCGCCGCACCGCGCGGGCGGGCAGGCCCAGTTCGTCACCGCCCCGGTGCCCGACCAGGACGACCATCCGCTGGGCGGTCTGCTCCCCTGGGTCACCGAACGGCTCGACCGGCCGCTGACCGTCGAGGACCTCGCCCGGCACGCGAACATGAGTTCACGCAACCTTGCCCGGCACTTCCGGTCGGCGACCGGGACCACCCCGTTGCGCTGGCTGCTGACCCAGCGCATCCGCCGCGCGCAGGAACTCCTGGAACGCACCGACGACAGCGTCGACCTGATCGCCGAGGCCACCGGGATGGGTACCGCCGCCACGCTGCGGCGGCACTTCAACCGCACGGTCGGAGTGCCGCCGGACAGCTACCGCCGTACTTTCCGCACTAACGCAGCCGTGCCGTGATCAGGTCCGCGACGGCCGCCATCCCGGCCTCGTTCGGGTGGTAAGGCACGCGTCCCGGCGCAGCCGCGTACCGCTCCATCCACGGAACGGCGGCACAGGCGTCGTGGTCCGCGCTGACCGCGGCCGCCGGGATCAGGGTGGCCCGTTCGGCACGGGCCGCCCGGCGGGTCGCCGCCGCGAGCCGGTCCGCGACCTCACGTTCGAAGGCCAGCTGCTCCGGGGTGAGCGGAACGCCGTCGCAGGCGGGCGCGGTGCGCGGCACGATCGTCAGATAGTCGGCCACCAGCACCCGCGCCCGCGGCGCGCGCTGATGGACCGCCGCGATGACGGCGCCGATCTTCTCGTGCACCGTGGTCAGCGCCGCACGGACGGCGTCCTGGTCGACCTGTCCGCAGTTCGCGCCGCCGGTGTTCTGGCAGCCGTAGGTGAACAGGCTCCCGACGTAGCCGACGTCGTTACCGCCGATGGTGATGGTCACCAGCCGGGTTTCCCGGGTGACGGCCTCGATCTGCGGCGGCTGCCCGGCCTGGCCGGTGGTGAGGATGTTCGCCGTCGTCGCTCCGCTGCACGTGACATCCGTGAGGGCGAATCCGCGCTCCCCGGCCACGAGACTCGCGTAATTCTTCGTCGAACGTCCGCACGCCGCCGGGGTTCCGGGCTGCTGCGGCGGAATTCCCGGCCCTGCGGCGAAGGAACTGCCCATGGCGACGTAGCGGGCGGCACCGGCGGCTTGGCCGGGCGGCGTGACCAGGAGACCGAGCGTGACCGCCGCGAGCACCGCGACGGACATCCGTTTGACCATGTCGAACCCCTTATCTCAGGAAGGTGACCGGTTCCGGTCCCGCGATGCCGTCGATGACACCGAGGGCGAGCAGATCTTCGGGCCGTGGCTTCAGCGCGTCGGCGAGCGCGGGGATCTCTTCAGGGTCCCGTTTGAGGATCCCGGCCGCCAGTTCCGGGGCGATGACGGAGAAGCAGGCGTCCGGGGTGAGCCAGATCCGGTCCGCCGAGCAGAGGGCGAGCGCGCCACCCGACCCTCCTTCCCCGATCACCAGGGTCGTGATCGGCACCTCCGCCGCCGCGATCGTGCCGAACAGTTCGGCGATCGCGTTCCCGGCCCCGGCCGTCTCCGCGGCCGGACCGGCGTCCGCGCCCGGGGTGTCGACGAGGGTCAGCACCGGCAGCCCCAGCCGGTCGGCGAGGCGGAGCAGCCGGGTCGCCGACCGGAAACCGCCGGGCGTGGTCGCGGTCCCGGTTTGCGCCGCGAAGGCGATCGGCCGCCCTCCCCTGCTTCCGAGTCCACAGAGGACACCGTCGTCGGCGCCGCCCCGGAGGGTGACGCGGGTGTCGAAGTAGTCGTCGAGGTAGGCGCCCGCGCGAGGCCGGTCCGCCGACCGGGCACGGAGAACGGCCTGCCAGCCGTCCGGCGCGGGATCGAGGGCGCCGAGCGCGCGGGGCAGATCCGCCGGGCGGTTCTGGGAAGCACCGGTCAGGAGACTTAGCCAGACCTCCAGCCGGTCGGCGATCGCCTCCTCGGCCACGAGTTCGTCGACATATCCGGCCGCGTACTGGTTTTCCGCCGTGTACGCGGGGTCGTCGGCGTATCGCTCCGGCCGCACCCGGCGTCCGGCGAACCCCACTTGAGCGCCTGGGACGGCGAGTACGACATCGGCGTCGGCGCCGAGTGAAGCCCACACTCCGCCGGTGGTGGGGTGCCGCGCGACGGTGATGTGCGGCAGCCGCTCTTGCCGCAGCAGCACCAGGCCGCGCGCGATCCGCTGCAGTTGCCGCAGCGCGGGAACGCCTTCCTGCATCCGGGTGCCGCCCGTGGACAGCAGCGAGACGACGGGCAGGCGGTGCGAGCGTGCCTCGTCGAGCGCCTGCTCGATGAGCGCGCCGGTCCTGGTCCCGACCGAGCCGCCGAGGAAGCCGAATTCGAAGCGGATCACCACGGTCTCGTGGTCGCCGATCTTCGCGCGCTCCCAGACCACCGACTCGTCTGTGCCCGTGCGTTCCCTGGCGCGGGCAAAGGAAGCGGCGTAGCCCGCCCAGCGCAACGGGTCAGTCATGGAGAGCCCGCTTGAGGACCTTGCCCATCTCGTTGCGGGGCAACGCTTCCAGGTACCGCACCACCCGCGGCCGCTTGTGCGGGGAGAGCAGCTCGGAGACGTGGTCGGCGAGTTCGTCCGCCGTCGGTTCGGCCCCGGCCGGGACGATCCAGGCCACGATGCGCTCGCCGAGGTCGTCGTCCGGCTCCCCGGTGACAGCCGCCTCCGCGACCCCGGGATGCTCCAGGAGCGCGTTCTCGATCTCGCCCGCGCCGATCTTGTAGCCGCCGCTCTTGATCAGATCGGTGGCGCGGCGGCCCACGATCCGCACGTAGCCGTCCGGATCGCGCACCGCCATGTCGCCCGTCTTGAACCAGCCGTCCCGCATCGCGGCTTCCGTGGCGTCCGGCCGGTTCAGGTAACCGAGGAACAGGTTCGGGCCGCGAACCTCGATCTCTCCGACGGACTCGCCGGAGAGCGGTTCTCCGGCGTCGTCGACCAGCCGCAGTTCGACACCG is from Amycolatopsis lurida and encodes:
- a CDS encoding carboxyl transferase domain-containing protein, with translation MTDPLRWAGYAASFARARERTGTDESVVWERAKIGDHETVVIRFEFGFLGGSVGTRTGALIEQALDEARSHRLPVVSLLSTGGTRMQEGVPALRQLQRIARGLVLLRQERLPHITVARHPTTGGVWASLGADADVVLAVPGAQVGFAGRRVRPERYADDPAYTAENQYAAGYVDELVAEEAIADRLEVWLSLLTGASQNRPADLPRALGALDPAPDGWQAVLRARSADRPRAGAYLDDYFDTRVTLRGGADDGVLCGLGSRGGRPIAFAAQTGTATTPGGFRSATRLLRLADRLGLPVLTLVDTPGADAGPAAETAGAGNAIAELFGTIAAAEVPITTLVIGEGGSGGALALCSADRIWLTPDACFSVIAPELAAGILKRDPEEIPALADALKPRPEDLLALGVIDGIAGPEPVTFLR
- a CDS encoding SGNH/GDSL hydrolase family protein — protein: MVKRMSVAVLAAVTLGLLVTPPGQAAGAARYVAMGSSFAAGPGIPPQQPGTPAACGRSTKNYASLVAGERGFALTDVTCSGATTANILTTGQAGQPPQIEAVTRETRLVTITIGGNDVGYVGSLFTYGCQNTGGANCGQVDQDAVRAALTTVHEKIGAVIAAVHQRAPRARVLVADYLTIVPRTAPACDGVPLTPEQLAFEREVADRLAAATRRAARAERATLIPAAAVSADHDACAAVPWMERYAAAPGRVPYHPNEAGMAAVADLITARLR